One window of the Anticarsia gemmatalis isolate Benzon Research Colony breed Stoneville strain chromosome 21, ilAntGemm2 primary, whole genome shotgun sequence genome contains the following:
- the LOC142982359 gene encoding uncharacterized protein LOC142982359, which yields MALLAINFNNIVVLIMFSFLQSRLKLLRTVLERNVVPVNSVGSSNVGGNIKTTRKCLYNYDRLLDNILIVDKELQYPIDIATTSNLIEIAENLYTLSSPAIIAELIRHEVDKIKSTLSKQLAKCTDESLRWELRAALQYITLRPFSYTICRVIPLNINLTFNLFSIIITYVIVLMQLTRVTA from the exons ATGGCATTACTTgcgataaattttaataatattgtagtattGATAATGTTTTCTTTCCTGCAAAGTCGTCTTAAGTTATTAAGAACGGTGTTAGAAAGAAATGTAGTGCCTGTAAACAGTGTTGGAAGCAGTAACGTGGGCGGGAATATTAAAACTACGAGGAAGTGTTTGTACAACTATGATCGTCTGttggataatattttaattgtggaTAAAGAACTACAGTATCCG ATTGACATAGCAACaacatcgaatttgatagaaaTAGCTGAGAATTTATATACACTGAGTTCCCCTGCGATTATAGCGGAACTAATCCGTCATGAAGTAGACAAAATCAAGTCAACTTTGTCGAAGCAGCTTGCAAAGTGTACag ATGAGTCTCTGCGCTGGGAGCTCCGTGCTGCGTTACAATACATAACACTACGTCCATTCAGCTATACGATCTGTCGTGTGATACCTCTCAACATCAACCTGACTTTCAATCTGTTTAGTATCATCATCACTTACGTCATTGTTCTTATGCAATTGACTCGTGTGACGGCTTAA